One Nicotiana sylvestris chromosome 12, ASM39365v2, whole genome shotgun sequence genomic window carries:
- the LOC138883712 gene encoding uncharacterized protein, protein MLQLNENWDSYGRSREFQVDGIVVDEDASNSLLIFTIAQQLMIDTSEKIIEIKYNVNEHCPPMEIRNDMGVRVYMETKKENKNLGSYPLCIIVRDFNMELSITNENTVAGSSGTLKLLDMPTSSVIEEYESIIITDSTPNFIEVGQVYQDKQTIATAMKHYSVMHKFQFRVKRSSSRSYWLLCVGENCTWHFKATSINDSVMFKVRHFNSQHTCSLMDNTFIQRKPTSMVVGSMVIPKYSDPKTIYTPKDIQIDMLSEHGVNLTYMQAWRAKEKALQFLRGHPADSYNKLPIKLKKTADECFLYAFVAICTSISGWKYCRPVVVVDGTFLKSAYRGIMLTSSTMNAASTILPLAYAVVDSENAHHGSGFLSNSNMHMIEEIDPRVKVYLYDIDYHRWSRVHATVNRTWTMTSNIAESLNAVTKYARELPIVELLEYMRTLLERWTKEKLLKAKCTFTYLGFKFNKELDDNKTLSHKLRVRASTDYIHTVLDGVRRYIICLENKRCSCGQFQLDELPCPHALTALRHRDESFEQYCSPYYTRKNLLRTYEIPVNPMPDESK, encoded by the exons atgctacaactgaatgagaattgggatagCTATGGGAGATCTAGAGAATTTCAGGTCGATGGCATTGTAGTCGATGAGGATGCGAGTAATAGTCTATTGATTTTTACAATAGCACAGCAATTAATGATCGATACATccgaaaaaattatagaaatcaaatacaaTGTCAACGAGCATTGTCCTCCAATGGAAATTAGGAACGATATGGGTGTTCGTGTATACATGGAgacgaaaaaggaaaacaaaaacttaGGATCATATCCACTATGTATAATTGTCCgcgatttcaatatggaattgagtATCACCAATGAGAACACAGTTGCAG gttcgtctggaacactaaagttacttgatatgccaacatcttccgttatagaggaatatgaaagtataataataacaGATAGTACACCAAATTTTATTGAAGTAGGACAAGTATACCAAGACAAGCAAACAATTGCAACTGCAATGAAACACTATTCTGTCATGCACAAGTTCCAATTCAGGGTTAAAAGATCTAGTTCTAGAAG ctATTGGCTGTTATGTGTTGGTGAAAACTGTACATGGCACTTCAAGGCAACTAGCATAAATGATTCTGTAATGTTCAAGGTCAGACATTTCAACAGCCAACACACATGCTCTTTAATGGACAATACATTCATACAACGCAAACCTACTTCCATGGTAGTTGGTAGCATGGTTATTCCAAAATATTCTGATCCTAAGACAATTTACACACCAAAAGACATACAAATTGACATGTTGTCTGAACACGGCGTGAATCTAACCTACATGCAAGcttggagagcaaaggaaaaggctttacaatttttgagaggtcatcctgctgactcctacaacaaattaccaa TTAAATTGAAGAAGACCGCAGATGAATGCTTCTTATATGCATTTGTTGCGATTTGTACGTCAATCAGTGGTTGGAAATATTGTAGGCCAGTTGTAGTAGTTGATGGGACCTTCTTAAAGTCAGCATACAGGGGAATAATGCTAACATCTAGTACAATGAATGCAGCCA GTACCATATTACCATTGGCATATGCTGTTGTTGATTCAGAAAATGCGCATCATGGAAGTGGTTTTTTGAGCAATTCAAACATGCATATG attgaagagatTGACCCGCGTGTTAAAGTATACTTATACGATATTGACTACCATAGATGGTCTCGAGTACATGCTACGGTGAACAGAACTTGGACTATGACATCAAACATTGCAGAGTCGTTGAATGCTGTAACAAAATATGCAAGAGAGCTGCCGATAGTAGAACTATTAGAGTATATGAGGACTCTTCTTGAACGTTGGACGAAAGAAAAGTTATTGAAAGCAAAATGTACATTCACATACCTTGGGTTTAAATTCAACAAAGAGTTGGATGACAACAAAACATTGTCGCACAAGCTTAGA gtgagggcttcaacagaCTATATACATACGGTACTAGATGGTGTGAGGCGCTATATTATTTGTCTTGAAAATAAGAGATGTAGTTGTGGGCAATTCCAGCTTGATGAACTTCCTTGTCCACATGCTTTGACTGCTTTAAGACACAGAGATGAGTCTTTTGAACAATATTGTTCTCCTTATTACACAAGGAAGAACCTCTTGCGTACTTATGAAATACCAGTAAATCCCATGcctgatgaaagcaaataa